The sequence tataatataatataatataatataatataatataatataatataatataatataatatcatatcatatcatataatataataatatgttCCAGAATGGCCGGATCTGTTATTTTGGCTTTCTGGTAACAAAGCAGAAAAttcctgtttttttgtttttgtttttgtttttgtttttcaaatcaAAGAGAGTGTATCACAATGTATTATAATTCATTGTCTATGGCGCCATCTGCTGGTCGTCTTGCACAGTacaaaatgcaatgtgtggaatGTTTGATGTAcaaacactatatatatatatatatatatatatatatatatatatatatatatatatatatatatatatatatatatatatatatatatatatatatatatatatatatatatataacagtcTTATTAAGtgtgggtcattttttaggattctttggctaacctaagtctctgagattcTGACACCgcttgcacttctggagactccaggtaggttacagttctggaaaatggtggtgCTGGAGACTAAAAGTATTGCATTCTTCTCatgaacatttaataatttttgatgttttatagttaaatctcttttttggcacattttatctgtaaaagaaaatctgcctaataattatgcacacctgAATGTGAGTTTTCACTTCCAGCCTTCTGTAACAATTATACATCATTTATAAATGACTAAATACAAAcctaatagtagttattaagattgatgtggtttggaattgataaaaaaaaaaaatatgatcagaaagtCAATTTGTCTAATAATTCcaaacctacacacacacacacacaaacacacacacacacacacacacacacacacacacacacacacacacacacacacacacacacacacacacacacacacacacactatatttaGTAAGTGAGATATAGTACTTACTGGTAAATGGTAGACATTTGTCCACCCTCACAAAAAAGAACTGCAGTATATTGAAGTACAACTGCAGTAAAACCGCAGTACAAAGTAGTATAACTGCAGTATAATTAAGCACAACCATAGATTTGCAGTATAATGAAGTATAATCACAGTACAACAGCAGTTCAATGAAGATCAACAGCAGTAAAACTGCTAATCTTTTGTAAGGGCAGTAGTAGACATGAATGACAGGGACAATAAAACTAGAAAAAAATCCTATAAACTTGTATTGAAAGAGGGAACTAAgtgaaaacaaaacatcaaagaAACTTCTGCTTCTACTTCTGCCAGTAAACAACCACCCTGAAAACCCACATAACACatattttcttcataaattGTAAAAATCTAGTTTATATTGCAGTTATCTAACAAAATAGGGTTTTATTCTTTAGTTTAATCTTATTAAATCTACTAAAAAACTTTTATgatgaaatgtttttgttaagGTTCAAGCCAAAGAACTCTAAAGTGTATATTCCTCAACTGTGCACAGTTTTGGGGTAAAAATAAGGCAATGGTCATTAGCTGTGCTCTGAGAGTGGAAGTGAGTTTTGCTTTTCTAGAAACATGGTTTAACTAGCAATGACATATCTGCATATCTGCTGGGGTTAATAGCATCGTCAACCACAGCAACCAGGTCTGACGTCACATACAGGCAGAATTCCCCGCATAGGTGCTGTAGTTTCTGAACAGACAGACTTAGTCACTCGCTCAAGAGCAAGCAAACTACTCACACAGGTAAGAGCGCTATTCTTTTCTTGACATCTTTACATTTTTCCAATAGCAATTCAATAAGTTATAGGAAAGATCAAGTAAAAACCTGTCAAAATACGAACTATTCTTTGACCGTTTTCCCCTATGCTCCAATAGGACAACCAATTATCTCTGTGTGTCAAGATTTTTAAGAAGCAGTGGACGGCAAGTATACACAATGTTGCAGGAAGGCAATTTAACCACAAACGAATCCTGCAAGATTCATGATGGCATACTTTCACCCTTCTTGCCCATTGGCTACATTTTCATCTTTTGCATCGGTCTGCTCTGCAACACCGTCACCCTTTACATATTTTTCCTTCGGCGGCATACAGACTCTTCCATGGCCGTATACATGCGACACCTTACCATGGCAGACACTATGCTGGTCTTGTGTTTGCCTGTCCGGGTTTACTACCACAACAAAGTAGGTCCCTTCTACTTGTGCAAGGTGGTGGGCATCTTCTTCTACTTGAACATGTATTCCAGCATCCTGTTCCTCAGCCTCATCAGTCTGGATCGCTACTTGAAAATCATCAAGCCTGTTTGGGTGTTCAGCATCCAAAAGACCAAGTGGAGCCACATGGCAAGCTACATCGTCTGGGTAGTCCTCATTTCCGGAATGATCCCCTTTTTGACAAGCAACAGCCTGAAACATCCGTGCGACAAAGTTTGCTTCCACTTCCACAGCAAGGGGACCGTCGGTGGGATCATTAACCTGACAACAATGGTGCTCTTCCTTGTTTTTTATGtggcctttttttgtttttatgtgaaGATCACTAATAAACTCAGGACTATGTCCATGGGTAATGGTGACCCTAAAGCACAGAGTCGCAAAAAGAGGGTCATCGTTAAGACTTTCTTGGTACAGTCCATTTTTACTTTGTGTTTCTTGCCTTACCATGTGATACGAATCCCATACATTCTGGCTCAGATGAATGTAATCGGGGATCTTCAGAGCCAACAACTGTTGCACATATTAAATGAGAGTACTTTGCTACTGTCTGCTCTAAATAGTTGTCTGGACCCAATTGTCTATTACTTCTTATCCAGTGCGTACAGGAAAACCATACTCTGTGCCATTCAGGGCAAGTTTAAAAACATGCATGTTTTAAACAGAAGGAGAATCAGCATAAACTGCTAACTTCCTGAAATTTAGCCTTAATGGGtgacttttccatttgttacttttgatgactaaattaatcaaatttaGTAGATTCaacaaattgaaatatttagttaattttGATTGTTAATTACGTACATTATTGGTTTGGGCAGTTTGGGCACACATGGCATGTTTCATATGATCTAAAAAAACACTGTCTGCAACACTTCGCTGTTATTCTAAAATGCAGAAAATTGTAGTAATAAAAAAGGAGCAGGTTTGTCTAAAGCTCTGACTGGTAGTCTAAGTGTATTTAAGCATGTCTTGTGTTTCTGTAAATACTGAATATGTAGATGTATCATTTGCACTAGAGCGGTGGTTCTTTGCTTTCAATGCTTTTATGTATTCTGCAGCCACAAATTACAATTAAATCATCATATAGAATATTTAGCAGAAAGTTTTTCACAAACTGTAAATATGATGTATGTTATAGATTATTAGTATACAACTAAGTCAATGGACAATGATGAGAAATACCGGAGTTAACGTGTTACAGTTTGTCACACTTTACTCCTGTAAAGTATATTTCCCATTATATTCAATTGTCTTAGTTGTCGCTA comes from Chanodichthys erythropterus isolate Z2021 chromosome 22, ASM2448905v1, whole genome shotgun sequence and encodes:
- the LOC137013295 gene encoding probable G-protein coupled receptor 34 — encoded protein: MLQEGNLTTNESCKIHDGILSPFLPIGYIFIFCIGLLCNTVTLYIFFLRRHTDSSMAVYMRHLTMADTMLVLCLPVRVYYHNKVGPFYLCKVVGIFFYLNMYSSILFLSLISLDRYLKIIKPVWVFSIQKTKWSHMASYIVWVVLISGMIPFLTSNSLKHPCDKVCFHFHSKGTVGGIINLTTMVLFLVFYVAFFCFYVKITNKLRTMSMGNGDPKAQSRKKRVIVKTFLVQSIFTLCFLPYHVIRIPYILAQMNVIGDLQSQQLLHILNESTLLLSALNSCLDPIVYYFLSSAYRKTILCAIQGKFKNMHVLNRRRISINC